TGGTGCAATACAGTGCGGAGCCGGTGGTGGATGGGCCACCTGCGGTTAAGGGGCAGAAGAGCATCGGTGCGCCGGGCAAGCTCACGACGCCGGCGTTTGAGGAAGTCGCTGCGGAGTTTCAACGGCTTGAAGCTTTCGTGCCGCAGAAGTTGCAGGCGCGCCAACTCGTGCGTGAAGAAGGTTGTGCCGCGCTCTTGAAGATGCTGGGCGCGCAAGTCCCCTCGTCAGTTGAACCACCGCTGCAAGATCAGCGCAAGGCCTTCGATACCGTGGCGCGGCAGAATCGGCAGGTGAAGGAACTCGATGACCATGTGCAATGGTTGCTGCGCGATTCGGATGCGGTGCGGAACAATTACTTTCTCTTCAAGGTCGCGCCGGAGCTAGGGACGATTCCGTGGAATTACAACCTGCGTTTCCCGCTGAAGAACCCGGCTGATTTTGCCAGCGCCGCCGTGGATTACCGCCGCCAATTCTGGGAGGACATCATCGGCAAGCTTGATGAACCTCTGCCCGCGCTCAATCCGCGCACGCGCCAAGTTTACGATGAGCCGAAGTGGCGCGGTTACGATGTCGTGCTGGATGTCGGCACCGAAGGCTTTGCGTGGGGCGTGATCTTGTTGCCGAAGGATTTGAAGCCCGGTGAGAAGCGGCCTGTCGTCGTGTGCCAGCACGGTCGCAATGGCGTGCCCAGCCACACCATTCTGGATCACAAACCCGCTTATCAGGACTACGCGGCGCGCCTTGCTGATGAGGGCTTCATCGTCCTCGCGCCGAACAATCTCTACAATCGCGAGACCTACTACCGCACGCTCTCACGGAAGGGCAACACCGTCCACGCCTCCATGTTCTCCGTCATTCTGCGACACCATGAGCAATGGCTGAAATGGCTCGCCACCTTGCCGAATGTGGACGCCACGCGCATCGGCTTCTACGGCCTGAGTTACGGTGGTGAGAGTGCGGTGCGCATCCCCACTCTGCTCCCCGGCTACGCGCTCTCCATCTGCTCCGGTGATTTCAATGACTGGACGCGGAAGGTGGCCTCCACCCACGATCGCCGCAGCTTCATGTTCACCGATGAATGGGAGATGCCGTATTTCAACATGGGCAGCACCTTCAGCTATGCCGAGCTCAGCTACCTCATGTTCCCCCGCCCCTTCATGGTGGAGCGCGGCCATCACGACGGCGTGGCGCTGGACTCCTGGGTGGCCTACGAATACGCCAAGACGCGCTGGCTCTATGCCCAATACGGCCTGCCCGACAAAACGCAGATCGAATACTTCAACGGCGGCCACGCGATCAATGGCGAAGGGACGTTTGAGTTTTTGAGGAAGTTTTTGAACTGGCCTAAATGAGGTGTGCACTCTCTGGATGACACATCAATGAAACATAGAGCTTCAGCGAATCAGTCAAAGAATGTGCGCTGCTTGGGCTTCTTTCTAGGCAATAATTTTTCGGGTGAAACTTCAATATCGTACAATCCCAATTGCCCCTTGACCTCAAAGGGCTCAATCGCTCTTACGTTCTTAAAAACCCATGAAATGGCATCCGGATAGATAGCACAGCACGCTGCTGCCTCATCTTCGAGAGTCATGGGACGACACTCTACTAGTTCTGCTGTTGCCACTGCAAAACCCGCCGGTTCGATTTTAGGTATCTTCGATGAAACTAGCAGCACCTCACCTCGGTATGAAGTGCTCCAGACACGGGTTTCAATTGTCTTCTCGCCTGATGCAATAAGGTTGGCCCACGGCTGTTTTATCGAAATCGCTTTCATTAGACAGAGCGGAAACCTAATGCTTTCTTTGTCCTTACAGAACCAACTTTATCAATTTTACCTAAGAAATCGGTTGCCCATCTAAAGAGCATCTCGCCCCATATATCATAGTTTTGAACAGGTTTACCACCAAATCTTTCGCCAGCGGAGAGAGGAAAACTCCCATGCGAAAGAGCTATCAATTCTCGGCCCAATGGAGTAGCTGAAACAACTTTTTTCGCAAAGGCAAACAACGATCGAAAATCGATTTGCTTTACCACTTCAGCATCAGGCATGCCCTCAAAAATCTGATACGCATAATCTGTCGATGCATCGAGTCCAGCGCTCATCATTGCGGTGCGCCGATAGATACAAGGCACACAATATCCACAATGACGAACACCTAAATGTTTATAAAGGTACGGCCGAGCACAAGACACAGATCTTTTCAAGGCATCGCTCAGCTTTGGGTCAATGCCGACCAGCATGTCTGTTTTGCTGCTAAACAGGAATGGGTTTTTAATCGAACCCTGAAAAATTCCAGTAACATTCAAGAAATCACAAAGTTCGGTTAAATATTTTGGATGCACGGTCCTTGTGCTAAGCGTTCCAAGTCTGCTCTTCCCCAGTGGAGGGTTTAGGGCAATTAAGCCATTTTCTGGAATGTAAACCTGATCTATTTCCGCTGCTCTTGCAACACCGATCGCCAACCCTAGAAACAATAGTGATCGAGTACGATGAGTATCTTCATCGTTTGACGGTAAATCGTAGATGATTACATCCTTTGTCGATCTAGCCACCCGACACTGCACTAGCGCACATCGATCAGGAAACTCACGGCGCAAGAACTCGATTAATTGCGTCTGGGCCGAAGCGGCAGTTCCTTCAGCTTGATGCCCCACAAACAAAACCTTTTTCCCCTCAGATAGGAGTTTATAAGCTCCCATGAACGAGTCAATTCCACCAGAAAAGAGGCATACAGTATCATACCCCTTTGGCATTTTCTCTCTATGATTGCCGAAATTGTGCAGTTTAGGACGAGGTATCCAAGTAAACTCGTAGTGATCGCCGGCCAATGTCTCCAAGACGCTGTAAAGCAACTTTTGGTTTGCGCTCCACAAATCAGGATTTCTAACAGGAAACAAGACATTGAACCTTCTTGTCCATTGGTTGGAAGCTTGTCTACGAACATTAATTTCATCCGCGATATAAACCAGAGTGGCGAGATCCAAAAAATCTCGCGTTAGACTATCGAAATCTATCTCTAACGGCCTTCCATCCAATTCAAACCTCACAACAACATTTGCCCCAGGTGGCAAAGAGTTGTAAATGACCCATCCAGAGTCTGGCTCAAAACATCGCAGGTAATCTGATGGAAGTGATTCTGATTCTCCGATATAACGCACCACGTTCATTGCCCCTCCTTATTTCACAACTCATTAAGTCGTTTATTCAAATCCTCAATGATTTCATTTCCCAACTGGACACCTTGAGGCCCAAACCAATCAATGTCATCGAACTTCCCGCTTGCCTTCGCATCCTGAATCGTAGCCGCAACATGCTCTCTGCAAACTTGGTTAACGGCTGCGCTGAGTGCTTGAGGCGCAGAGGAGACCTCAGCTTTTAACTGGGCATGGCTCTCGATTGCCATCCATATGCTTCCGAAGACGTAATTTGTCAGAAAAGACTGTAGCAGACCCTCAACTCCATTTGCTGCAAAAAACGTGTCCAATGCCTTTTCCAAATCCTGATATTTTGAAGCATCCACCTCAGCTACAGTTTCGAGAAAGGCTTCTCTAAGGGCATCAGATAACACTTCGCGCTGAAGTGGGTCGGCCGCTTCAGCTAAATGATCGGCGACTTTAGAAATGATTTCTGCAGCGGAGCAGTCCTTCAATTCATCAAGTCCTAATGACTTAAGGCCCTCTGTAAGCCCATCTTTTTGAACAGCCCCACTGAAACCCGATAGCCGAGAAGCAATTCGCCCCAACGAACCACCTCCTCCACCTCCTCCACCTCCTCCACCTCCTCCACCTTGAATACCGCCCAAAGCGCGCACTGTGCTACCTGCTACGTTGGCAGCGGTCGATTTCCCACCACCAAGATTGCCTGTCACATTGTGTTTAACTGCCGTCCATTTCCCGCCGCTTGGCGTCGGAAAACTTTTTGATGTACCCATTTATTTTCCTCCCAATCGACGAGGTTTGAACTTTCCGGTTCCAAATGCGTTTACAAGTTTTGATGCGCTTGTAAATTTCTCCGTAATCGCGGCCGGAACTTCTATCCCATTCTTTTTTGCGCCTTCTAGGAATGTTGAAGCTGCGAGCGCTACTCCAGTATTGCTAGCATCAACCTCTCCAACAACTTTAATGGTTGCTTTGTACAAATCTTTGTGGATACCGCATATATGACCAAGACCCATGATAATATTCGTTGCAATTAAATGCTCTTTTACCGAGGGCAGCATGGTTGCAAGCTGCCTGACAACCGCTGCGGCCACAGTGGGCTCATGTGCAGCGCGTTTCGCGGCACTCCTTGACAACGTAGTATCAGACCCCGAAACCACCCTTACCAACTGTTTGGTCTTTTCATCAACAGAGACAATGCCAGTAACCTGCCCTCGGCTAAGAGAGGTCTGGGCCAAGAAAAGATAGTCCTTAAGATTAATTGCCCCATCCAACTTGGGCTCTGACAGGATAAAATCCACCAACCCTGGCTCACCCAAGAATGTGTTGACTGAGGAAGACCGTTCAGAGGCAGCATTTTCATCCAAACTCAATTCAATCTGAGCAAGTAGTTCGCTACAACCCGTTTGAGGATCAATCGTCTCAGCAAGGATGAAGAAAAATTCACTCCAAACATATTCTAGGACCGCCACTTTAACCAACATCGCATCCGTGACGTTGGAGAGATTGTTCGCCGCAACCAATTGCCTTCTTAATGAAAGAATATTAAGAAATCTCTTAATTTGACGAGGGTTCCCTCTGAGGCCCCTTGCGAGAGTGTCAACATTGGGCAGTATCGCCGTTAGCTCGTCTGTGAGTGGCTTCTGAGCTCCTCCAACCAGTGGAGCATTATCATTGACCCACTTGCAAAAAGGATCGACCAACTCTCCACTTGGCTTGTAGAAAGCGGGGCGATTTGCTGCCAAATCCGCCCACCCGCTATCGTTCAAGTGCCTACCAATAAGCAGCATCCCCACGTAACAACCAATATCCTGTAAGTTTTGTGCAGGTATGCTGAATGGTATTTGAACAATCTTTTCCAAATAGTCTTTCTGCCTTTTAAGATCGCTTACTTGATAGACCTCCCCCACAGCCTGCTGAATTTTCTCTGCATCAGCGCCTATCACAAAGGTACAAGCTGGAGTATTGAGGAAAAGTTTTATGGTCTCGAATGTCTCAATCACCTTCATGCTCGAGCAACGATCCAAATCATCAATAAAAACTACTATTCGATCTATTCCAGCCAGCTTCAAAAGCTCGGAAAAATCGTTTTCAAACGATTCCATCGTTTGAGCCACTTTTTCTGATTCATTTTCAAAACAATCGAGAAAACCGTCTACATCGGGAGTCATTGTGACGGCACTTTTCATAATGAACTTACCGAGCTTCAAAACGCTTGCCCCTTTCTTTAGCTTGGCCGCTAACTGCTTTGCTTCTGCGGTGAGGGACAAGTCTTTTTGAAGATTCGTCAAAATGGCGTGAATTAGCGCACTTTGCGCTTCCTCTCTGCCTTCGTACATCCAAGCGTTAAACCACAATGTATTCCGTTTCTTGCCTCCCTTTGATGCGTCTATCTCTCGCATCAGCATCTTCATTAAACTAGTTTTTCCACTGCCCCAAGGGCCGAAAATCCCAAGTGTTAGTGGTGCCAAATCTTTGTGTGTGCAAACATTAGATAGCACACTGACATAAGTGCCATAGCCTAAGCAGTCTAAGTGTGTTTCCCGATCAGACCACATATTTTACCTTATTATCTCCAGCGTTGAAATCAGCCACGAACAAAACTTAAGCGACTCTCAACTTTCCTTGCTCTTAATGAAATTGGCTAAGAGAGAACTTAACTACCACACACTTATTGTGACAAGTATTATTCATGTTTTAAACGTTATAAGGGCGTCTTGGAACACAGGAGGTGGATTGCTGGCACGCCCTGCCAGGGTGCTGGGGCAAAAAGGGAAACGTTGTCCGGTGGTGTCGCTCGTGCCTCGCTCAACTCACCGGCTACAGGCTGTAATCCCGCCGGGATTTTAGGAGGAGCGTGCCCGTCCTCGGGCACAGCAAGGTACAATAAGACAAGCGGGGAACGCTTTGTTCGGATGGTTACTAAATGTCGTGGCCTGACTTTGCTTATGGGAGTTGCTGTGGCCGAGGACGGCCACGCTCCGCGAAATCTTCGGGTGCAATTTCTTGCGGGGCAATGAATTAGGAAATATGAACTGATTTTTCAGAAAAAGTGATTGATGATTGCAAGAGTTTTGATAGTCTTTTTCTCGCTGACAACTCGTTGTCGGTAAAGGAAGGGCTTAGGTAATTTTAAGTTCTCAGTTTTAAGTTTTGAATTGAGGCAGGAAGAACCTAAATCCCCGCTGAGTGATTCGTTGGAATCGTTTTGGCAATCCTTATGGAATCATTACGAGATTGGGTGTGGGGTGAGAACCTTCGGGTGAGCCTGGACGAAAAGAGTTTGGGCTCGAGAGGACTCTCGCCCTACCAATCTCGGGTAGGATCTGTGGGTGTATCGGGTGTTGGATCAGGGCGCGTAAGCTGGAGGGGGAACGGGACGTCGGTGGGCGTAGGATTAATTATGACCCACCGGGGAATCCCTAGTCGAAGTTCGACGGCCGTACCCACTGCGGAACCAGCCGCGTCAGGAACAGCATTAGAGTCTGGCCTCCCTGTGAGGAGGAGACATAGGTCAGATACATTTGCAGGGGTCGGATGGTTTCATTGCTCTTTGACATAGTTCCTGAGACTGGCTGAAAAGCTGTCTTGAGGCTGTCTGCTGGTGCAAACTGGCGGTGACGTTGTTGCGGCTCGGTCGCGTATCTTTTGTTTGATATGCTCCCTCGCCGCGCCTAGTCCCCACCAGTTTGTCCTGCGCAGTCATCCTCAACCCATCTTTCCAGACAGTCTCCATCTTTGCCTAAAAAACGAAGGTGTTTGGAGTGGCTGATGAGGGTTTGGTGCGGGAGGTGTGGACTGGTAGCTAAAGTGCCGCAGAACAGGATGCTATCGCGGAGTGTCACATTGAACAAACTGGATGGAAGGCCATTTCGGGGAAGTGATTAATTTACGATTTAAGAAGGACGATTTACGAGGCGTGGGTGTTTCCATGTCCCTGCTTTTGGCTGGCGAAAGCCTAAAGGTTTAGTTTGGGACGGCGTGGAAGCCATCCTTACCGGATTTGTTAGCGCCGTCTAACGACGGCGGCTACGAGTTCTGGGGCGTTAAAATAAAGCCTGTTCCTTACGAATGTTCTTGGTTAATAAGGGGGCTGGACGCTCGTTTCCAGAGATTGTCCATATCCCCCATTTTGACGGGATCATTAATCTTTGTTTTGTTTGTAGCATGTTGACGATTCGTAATCTGAAAAAGACGTTCGGTGGTCGCACTTTGTTTGAAGGGGCGACGATGCAGATCAATTATGGTGATCGCGTGGTGTTGGTGGGGCCGAATGGCGCGGGAAAATCCACGTTGTTCTCGCTGATCCTCAAAAAAGATGAGCCGGATGAGGGCGAAGTGGTCCGCGATGAGTGGACGACGGTAGGCTTCCTCCCGCAAGAGAGCGAACCGATCGGCAATGAGACGGTGATCGAGGTGGCGACGGGTCGCGCGGGTGAGATCGAGCGGCTGGAGAAAACGCTGCAGGAGATGGAGGCGGCGGGCACGGTGGATATCCCGGAATATTTCGAGGCGCAAAGCAAGTTCGATGCGCTCAACAACCCGGAGTTTGAGGCGAAGGCGAAACGCATCCTGGTGGGGATGGGTTACAAGCAGACGGATTTCGATCGTCCGGCGCGCGAGATGAGCGGTGGCTGGATCATGCGGGCGCACCTAGCGCGGCTGCTGGTGATGGAGCCGGATCTGTTGATGCTGGACGAGCCGACGAATCATTTGGACCTGATGGCGCTGCTGTGGTTGCAGGATTATCTGAAGGGTTTTCCCGGCGCGCTCTTGATGATCTCGCATGATCGCCAGTTCATGGATGAGTTGTGCAAAAACATCTTCGAGATCAATGAG
This genomic stretch from Verrucomicrobiia bacterium harbors:
- a CDS encoding dienelactone hydrolase family protein — encoded protein: MLKYLHIILLATSLSLHAQETLPGTKPLTLTGDISEQMHQAALRDMDRTIAQSIEKRAQWWKRDVSSAENYGRSIEPNRERLKRILGIVDARVATGMERFGDDANPALVAETKGYRVQQVRWPVLERVTGEGLLLEPKAKPLGLIVVVPDADQTPEQMAGLANGIAPAEQWARRFAEAGFVVVVPTLIDRSNSAAGNPAIMMTSMANREWVHRQAYMMGRHVIGYEVQKVLAAVDWFLKQHGGGNIAVAGYGEGGLIAMNAAAVDTRIKAALVSGYFKSRQQTWSEPLYRNVWGLLREFGDAETASLIAPRGLVVQYSAEPVVDGPPAVKGQKSIGAPGKLTTPAFEEVAAEFQRLEAFVPQKLQARQLVREEGCAALLKMLGAQVPSSVEPPLQDQRKAFDTVARQNRQVKELDDHVQWLLRDSDAVRNNYFLFKVAPELGTIPWNYNLRFPLKNPADFASAAVDYRRQFWEDIIGKLDEPLPALNPRTRQVYDEPKWRGYDVVLDVGTEGFAWGVILLPKDLKPGEKRPVVVCQHGRNGVPSHTILDHKPAYQDYAARLADEGFIVLAPNNLYNRETYYRTLSRKGNTVHASMFSVILRHHEQWLKWLATLPNVDATRIGFYGLSYGGESAVRIPTLLPGYALSICSGDFNDWTRKVASTHDRRSFMFTDEWEMPYFNMGSTFSYAELSYLMFPRPFMVERGHHDGVALDSWVAYEYAKTRWLYAQYGLPDKTQIEYFNGGHAINGEGTFEFLRKFLNWPK
- the qatC gene encoding Qat anti-phage system QueC-like protein QatC, with amino-acid sequence MNVVRYIGESESLPSDYLRCFEPDSGWVIYNSLPPGANVVVRFELDGRPLEIDFDSLTRDFLDLATLVYIADEINVRRQASNQWTRRFNVLFPVRNPDLWSANQKLLYSVLETLAGDHYEFTWIPRPKLHNFGNHREKMPKGYDTVCLFSGGIDSFMGAYKLLSEGKKVLFVGHQAEGTAASAQTQLIEFLRREFPDRCALVQCRVARSTKDVIIYDLPSNDEDTHRTRSLLFLGLAIGVARAAEIDQVYIPENGLIALNPPLGKSRLGTLSTRTVHPKYLTELCDFLNVTGIFQGSIKNPFLFSSKTDMLVGIDPKLSDALKRSVSCARPYLYKHLGVRHCGYCVPCIYRRTAMMSAGLDASTDYAYQIFEGMPDAEVVKQIDFRSLFAFAKKVVSATPLGRELIALSHGSFPLSAGERFGGKPVQNYDIWGEMLFRWATDFLGKIDKVGSVRTKKALGFRSV
- a CDS encoding P-loop NTPase fold protein encodes the protein MWSDRETHLDCLGYGTYVSVLSNVCTHKDLAPLTLGIFGPWGSGKTSLMKMLMREIDASKGGKKRNTLWFNAWMYEGREEAQSALIHAILTNLQKDLSLTAEAKQLAAKLKKGASVLKLGKFIMKSAVTMTPDVDGFLDCFENESEKVAQTMESFENDFSELLKLAGIDRIVVFIDDLDRCSSMKVIETFETIKLFLNTPACTFVIGADAEKIQQAVGEVYQVSDLKRQKDYLEKIVQIPFSIPAQNLQDIGCYVGMLLIGRHLNDSGWADLAANRPAFYKPSGELVDPFCKWVNDNAPLVGGAQKPLTDELTAILPNVDTLARGLRGNPRQIKRFLNILSLRRQLVAANNLSNVTDAMLVKVAVLEYVWSEFFFILAETIDPQTGCSELLAQIELSLDENAASERSSSVNTFLGEPGLVDFILSEPKLDGAINLKDYLFLAQTSLSRGQVTGIVSVDEKTKQLVRVVSGSDTTLSRSAAKRAAHEPTVAAAVVRQLATMLPSVKEHLIATNIIMGLGHICGIHKDLYKATIKVVGEVDASNTGVALAASTFLEGAKKNGIEVPAAITEKFTSASKLVNAFGTGKFKPRRLGGK
- a CDS encoding ASCH domain-containing protein, whose protein sequence is MKAISIKQPWANLIASGEKTIETRVWSTSYRGEVLLVSSKIPKIEPAGFAVATAELVECRPMTLEDEAAACCAIYPDAISWVFKNVRAIEPFEVKGQLGLYDIEVSPEKLLPRKKPKQRTFFD